In Gossypium hirsutum isolate 1008001.06 chromosome D01, Gossypium_hirsutum_v2.1, whole genome shotgun sequence, the genomic window AGACTCTCTCGTCTAGATTTAGAGAAATGTCATATCCcctaagttaggacacgacactttgaaccctcgagaataagcttgtctttaaATTGTATATCAAAATTCCAtgcatttgaaattttaaaaggatgttCAGCTATTTAGGTTGgacgagaaaatcgaaactccgtaagttaggatacgTTTTCTCGCATTTTCTAAAACGCGAAacatttccccctttttttttaaaaattctttttaaaaagtcGTGAGTACAACACTTAAAAGGCGTACATTTATTTTGGGAGCAAAATGAAGTGGATTATATCGAACAAAAACATTGAAACATCCACGATGCAATGACATGAAATAACATATAGTATACACGAATACAATATTATGCAAGTGAATGCCAATGATATGAGAGcgaataaatgaattaaattacaCGCAATGACAATAATCTCACAacattcatcgttcaaatacaaaCATCGATAAATAAAGACCCATGaattaaacaataatttaaaaaaagtaaaaagcaaATTACAATtagataaaatgtaaaaaaaaacaattttaaaatgataaaacaattttaactaaataatacataaaatgagttcaaaatcaaaataaaaaaggcaATTTAAAGGAAATAGAATAAAACAGTTTATAATAATTAACACATATGATACAtcttaacataaaataaaataaaataaataataataaataatttatgaaaGCAAGTCAATATACCATATAAAAAGTTGGAATGTAATATAGAAAAGGGAATTTAAGATAATATATACAAACTAAAatggtttaatataaataatatttaaaaaactaataataataaaactgttTACATGtagtaatatataaaaagaaaaaaactaaacagtttaaaaagcaaataaaaaacgaaatcaaaacaaacaagaaaactaataataaacaaaagcaatttaaaagaaaaataaaaaaaaaaagaactaaggATGATACTGGATCGAACCAGAATCTGGGGGCTGAAACTGTAAATAAATAAGAATGATGATACCGGAATCGAACCAAAATTTAGGGGCTGAAACTATAAATAAATAAGAGTCATTAAGGGCCGATATAAAACGTGCTTTAACAGTGAGGGACTGACTGGGAAAATATTCCCAAGCCCTATACGCAGCATTCCATTGCGGACCAGATTTGAGCAAACAGAAAATTACAccgtgaaattaaaaaaagagaaaaaatgacgagcgaggactaaattgcaaagattcACGAAAGCGGAAGCATCAAAGCGGTGAAAAGCCCCTTTTGTCTCAGAACGCGCAGACCCTTAGCGGGTCAAACTCGGGCGCGCGGGTCGGCCACCCCCGAAACGAAGCCGTTTTGGCATCTAGGGGGCCGAAATGAAACTGCGTCGTTTTAGTCCAGTCATTTAAACCCCAAAAATGAAAATCTGTCACTAGCAGCCCATTTTTTTTACCCTAAAAAGTAAACCCCCATTCTCTCTACTCCCTCTTCCCCTTCTGGCCATAGCCAACGCCGGTGAATGGCCACGTCGCCGCTACGGTCAACGGGCAGTGACGAAAGGTTAGGCTTTTCATCCCCTTTTTAAGCTCGGTGGTCAGTGACCGGTGATGAGAGGCCaaatgaggaaaagaaaaaatctaGCCCCCTTTTAAGTCCGACTCCGATGACGGCGAAGGGACCTCCGTCGATGAGATCGCGAGGCGATTCCAGTAAGATTTtgctttcctttcctttttattctttcttagataaaataaataaataaataaaaatacagcAGAAAAAAAGATCGAATATCACATTCAAAAAAtcagttcttttcttttttttttttgtattaaatttCGAAGAAGTTACAATGGTTTCGTTTTCAGCCTTTATAGGGTCGTTTGTCGTTATTCTTTTTTgtctttttcatttgttttttttgcttttgtttgtttatttttttctctaccatttttttcttttttagttatcTTCTTCTTGGGTGTTGTAGATGGTAGCAGACACGTGGGTAGCAGCGATAGGCGAACGGCGGCGGTGGCTAGGCGACGTTCGAGGAGGCTGGCGGCTATGGGCAGACCTAGGTGCGGGGCACCTAGGGTTTCCTTCGgctgaattttttttagttttgggctagggtttagttTGGGCTGAGGGTTAATTTGTATTTGGGCCTAGCATAATTGGGTTTGTTGTAATTTTGGGATTGTATTTGTCTGATTTGAGTGTGTTGGGCCCGGACTAAATTTGGGCTGTATAAATATGAGATCTattaaaaatatcttttaaaatcaaTTGATTAatcatcacaagatattaatatattaactcTTTTGGagttttcaactaattttgtactactaaatattaaaataatattgattttattttattttatgtttgcaTTCAGTTCGGGGAATGCAATAGATTTGCTAGGACGAACTTATAAACATcctaatagttttttttatttcataatcaccatcacaAACATGCGTGggtttcaaattaaaatttatctacTCATGTTGTTATAATTAGTCTCTAATTataataagcatgatataataaataaatcatagtaaaatatacctgaagatctttaacatcattgtCATCACCCCGAGTGGTTAAAGGTTGTAATGATTACCTATAGTGTGCAGGCCTCAATTGAAATAGTAGAGTTTTAGGAGGCAATTGACAACAGtaaattttgggatatttttgtgacttatgaagaaaaacaattaaaagagaatcgtgctgataacgtgttataaaataaaaggacaGAAAGTAAAGAACGAAGAGAATGGGGGAGCAAAGAGAGAacatattttattgatcaatcgggatatttacaaagcttcttcaaagtctctatttataggcataataagtataaatgaagtaaagATCTACTAattactattagaatttaaagtatatcaaaacttaccttgatcttgatggatatccacttaataagatattcataacaagaTGAAGTTTTTGgataatttatgaaatataagtttaaaaatcGCGGTTACTTAaagttgaattgaattttattttttattttttatttttatttatataattaatttttaatttttattatataaaattaaatattgtatatttaaactaaccaaaataatttagaagttattaaaaaattattattttttagaaatatatatatgaaaaaactttaaaaattctcaaatgatatttaaaaatcataaaacaaaacttattttattataataaatctaaaaattcaaaattaaaaattaatgtgaAAAAAACCAAGAATTGAACATTATCAAATTATTATGAGCGATTCAAAACCTCTATAAAAACTTAACCAAACCGAACCGATATCTATATCCGTGCTTTACTGTTCATTTGACTGAGTTGGGAGACATTGGGTAGAAACTTCTTCCATTGTGAGAAAGAAGATTGAATGATGGCATGTGGTGTACTTATTCAAGCATTTCAGCTTGCCGGGCTAAAGATGGGTGGAAAGCATTGTGCTTTATCCAAACTTGTCCTCCCTTGCCTTTGACAGATTGAAAATGGAAAAGCAACGAATCCAGTTATTAAATTGAACATAACaatgcataaaataaattaaaaatcagaAGATGCCAAAACCCATTTCACGAGATATTTGCATGATGCTTTGATTTACACGGCTTATTTTATATGTCGTCTCTTTGCTAAAATACATCCAAAATTCACATGCTTCACTGGCCCAGAGATTTTGGAGCCAGCTCACCTTTATTCTATTAAACCATATAGATTATACAAGGTAACTAAAGGATGGCGATAGGGGATGAAATCAATTGGTGATAAAGCGGCAATCCAGGATCCAACCAATGTAGAAATTAACTCTCTCCAGCATTCCTTGACTCAGTTGTTAGGACTTAGGGGAAGAATAAGGTGTTGGAACCAAACACAGATCATTTTTTCTTCTAACAACAGCCCCAAAAACCTCATCCATGTCAAGATCTTCCATCTTTACCCCACCAGCAAGTTTCCAGTTAAAATGATACAGCAAGTGTGCAAGAGGTAACTCTACATTCGCCATTCCATACAACATACCAGGACACATCCTTCTTCCAGCACCAAATGGGATAAGTTCAAAATTAGCTCCTTTGTAGTCGATTGGACTGTTGACAAATCTCTCTGGATAAAATGTCTCAGCTTCACTCCAGTACTCCGTGTTCCTTGCAATAGCCCATGCATTAATGATGACTCTGGACTTCACTGGAATATCATATCCATTGATTTTGCATCCCCGTGAGCACTCTCTTGGAAGTAGCAATGGAAGCGGAGGGTGCAATCTCAAAGTTTCACTGATGACAAGTTTCAGATACTCTAATTCATGCAGCCCTTCACTATCAACATTCCCTTTCCTATTGAAAACTTGCCTTACCTCTGCTTGAGCCTTCTTCATAACTCTTGGGTTTTTCAGCATTTCTGACATTGCCCATTCTAGCGTGGTGAATGATGTATCACTCCCGGCAATGAAAAGATCCTGAAATGGATCAACCATCAATAATTAAATGGGATTTAACTTACGCATGTGAAGATCATTACTACATAGACCAATTTTTACAATTCAACATGTAAAAAGGCATATGACAAATGGACTTACTAACCAAGATTACTGCTTTGATGTTGTCAGTTGTTAAAGGAAATTCAAGGTCTCCATTCTCCTGAAGATTCAAAAGAACATCTACAAGATCATCCGCTTCGCCCTCAACGCCCTTGCTAGCCTTATGTTCATTGATGACACTTGCAAAAATCTTATCTAGTTTTTGGTGCAGTCTCTCAAGTTTAGGCCTTAATCCAGTGAGGTACTCAAAAAATTTGAGTGAAGGGAATAAATCTGCAACATTGAAACCTTCACCTAACCGTAAAACATCCCTGAAAAGTACCGTGAATTCATCTCTCTCTTTACATTTCCCACCAAAAGCTGTCTTTAAAACAATTTCGAATGTGAGGAAATATAGCATCTGACTAAGGTTGATTGGTGATCCTGCTTTTGAAGAGATTGCTCTAACCAGCTTTGATACCTCTTCTTCCCTGATTGGAGTGAACGATTGCACCCGTTTTAGACTTAACATCTCCAGCACACAAATTTTGCGAAGCTGTCTCCAATAGTCTCCGTAGGGTGCAAATGCAACATCTGTTGCATTGTACGTTAAAATGGTTGAAGTAAGTAGAGAAGGCCTACTCGCGAAAATGATGTCATGGGTTCTCATCACTTCTGCAGCAGTTTGTGGGCAAGAAACTACGATGGTTGGAAGTTCTCCAAGCTGAAGATACGTCAAGGAGCCATATCTCTTGGCCATGTCTCTTAATGTTTGATGAGGTAGAGGGCCAGCAGCAAGGTGGTGCAAGCTCCCTATGACAGGCAACTTCCATGGCCCTGGTGGTAGATTTAGAGTCTTATTGGATCTGAGTCTCTTCCCTAGTCTCACCAGCATCAACAAAAAGATACTGAAGGTGAAGAGTATTGGGAAGGAGAAGAATTGGTCCTCCATGAACGTAAATTTTATTGCAAGGCCAAAGGAATCTTTTTAGTTTAAGCCAATTTAGCTCCGAAAATGCCTTGACATAAAATTAGTTTCAATTTAGGCTGCTTCCAAAACCTTTGACCAAATCTTGTCAGTCAGTTCATGCATATAAGTGGTGGTGGTTATTATTTTGGTCAAACTAAACAGGCACCATATTTTAATCTGTTATTGAAACGTATGAGGTTTTTTTCCTTAGATTTTAAATGGTAGACGTATATGAGCGGCGCCACAAAGTTTTGAATTCGAccatactatttttttaattaaatttaaatctcAAACATTTGttaatattgttttaaatttaaattttcttaggacacttttggtgcttaatttcTTTTGCACCCTCCAAcaatctcttcttttttttttggtgcttaattacaaatatgttaaaatcattaattaaaaaaagtattttttaaaataatacaaatttgtcaatatctaattacaaatatttaatgtttttatttaaatatttaaaatatagttatatattctaattaaattttataaataattaatatttattgcttttaaaatttatattcatatattaaaatatttacaacaagttataataaattattttttatattcttactaaaatataataatattaactaatttgaacattatttaaatgcatatttgttacttgagaATACtatgtctaaaatgaacattttatttttcaaaaatactttttgacagcaatgttAAACGCTCAAATATTAAACCAAACTTCTCAAAAATACTTTTCTAGAGCattttttaaaagcacttttcaaCAGCATTGCTAAACTAGCCAGAAAAGTTAGAGGAGTTTCTATGACATGGTAAACCTCTCCAATAtcccttcattttcttttcttctatttgtTAACATTTGTTTATCTTTCCCTCTGAAACGAACTGGATAAAGTATGTCAATGAGATTTATATATTTAACCATATCATTATTACATTAAAATACTTcatatttagggtaaattatcaaaataatcactttttttgcctcaagttacattttagccaCTTATGTTTGAAAGGTTACATTTTACTCATGTCATCGTtttgttacaaaatggtcactttgCCGTTAAGATCTGTTACCTCACAAACGACAAATGGCAGTCCGATGATAAGTgctaaaaataacatattttaacctcattcttaattttttttgggtgattattcgatgttaattgtgaattttatgctcttaatcctttaaattcatgttttaatgcttactGCAACACTTGGGAGCAAAAGGAACGAAAAACAAACGAAAATAGGAGTAAGCTATAGGAGCCACATGGGCTAAACCTTTCCACACGGCCAGACTACACGAATTTGTGATCCACATAGGTTGGACCattccacacgggcagaccacacaatTGTGTGATCCATACGGGTGTGTGGTAGGCTATGTCGATTTCACGGGATTTCTCACTAAACTTCAGAAAATcgcgatttttaggttttttaggcATTATAAGACATATATAagacaaaaataagaaaataggagtgagtcgtcatagaatattcaagaaaacaactcgaaaaacaccattgaagctgacTTTGAAACAGATTTCCGTCAAGATTAAATATTCCCATTTGATTTCTTAGgaagttatcatgagtttctttattttctttcaattataTTGTCTCtgggatatttttattttcaagcatgaactaattttctaaatacctagggagatgaaccttatgatggattttgtcgtttgagttttattttacgcaataactacttagtttcttgttctcaattatgcaTACTTAGTTcgtggtttaatatttctagattattcaTCCATATTTGATATGCTTAAGTCGGAGGTTGAATagaccttgtttaagagtagatctttcGTAATTGAGTGGATttgcatgtaatcctagaaataggacgacataaatctaccggattagagtcaaatttaataggagaatccatagcatgagttaatgcgataataggggttttaatttgaaagaaatttcAATCAATAAACCTAGAGTTGGTTGCTCTTAtactcaaaagagatattagcataatttagggatttctgcAGATGAATGTACTAAGTAAAGAAACtgcataatttagattgataatgatagaTAATTTCTACTTCCCCATATTTTTGACAATGACCGCCAAACATAAGAAGCACAACAACGATGAATAGATATAGGACATATTTCACTAACCTTGTACTTACTTCTCAGTATAAGTACCCAAAGTGCATCCACATTAGTTGTTATTTGAAAGGCCCACTTCGTAAGGAAAGAATGATTTTGCGGAACTAATCTCCTGAGAACAAGGCCCCATTCTTTCATAGGTAGACACCAGGTATCCCAATTCACTAAGTGTATTTTCCTAGTATTGCTAGTTGAGCCCAAAAGAAATTCCGCACCATCTGCTCGATCTTCTCACAAATTCCCACGGGAATCATGGCAGATTGCATAAAGTAACCCAGTATAACAAATAAGACTGATTTAGCTAATGTCACCCTTCCGGCCATGAACAATAATCTAGCATCAAATCCATTTAACTTCTTTTGAATCTTATCAATAACAAACTCGAATGTTCTCTTCTTGACTCTATGATGGAATCATTTACGTCTTAGAACCCTAATTGCTCTATGATGTACATAAAGCATTTGATATAtgattattgttaatataatacgtttttattaaaaactaaataatattaataatatttatgaaaagtAAGCTATTTTGTTCAATTTATAACAAGATAAATTATCTTTAATAAACTATTTTGTTCAATTTTACTTTGATAAGGATCCGAAGTTaatggtaataaaaataaataaaataatcaataattaatttaaataaactcaAATTTTCATTCTAATCTCACCTGGCTTAGAGAAGAAACCTttgaacttttcttttctctttttcttttgattattttattctgATTTAATTGTCATCAGCCTTTAGCTTAAAGTTTGAAATATCAATTACTTGTGGAAGTAAGAAGAAACATAGCAATTAAAACAATGAATCTGGCAATGGCAACAATAACGGATTTTTTACTTGTatgatacaaaataaaaatttaaatattgaaatggtatgctaataccattatttaccaaaatgaggTATTTTAAACAATTTCAAGAGTGGAGGGAGAGAGATAGACGACACTTATGTTTTTCTGACACAATAATTGAAACATCATTAcaaaataatgtattttttttaaaaagtatatttttatgGGTGGAAGGAGAGAGAGATGGGCGCTaccaatataaaaaatatatttttttgatggAGGGAGAGAGATGGGTGGCCCTAGTATTTTCTGGTGCAAAAATATGGTCTAAATGGTGGAGGGTGAATTTTGTACTGTTGTGATATTTTTTGAAGAATTACTAATATTTTTACACATATCTTTTCAAAAcaatctcattttttttcttcagtttttatcccaataatttttttttactacatAACATATCTTCAATATTTGTAAAATGTAGTTCTTTtaccataaaaaaatttaaaaaccaaaatGGATCaccgtaaaaatttcaagcaaaTAACTCATTtcgatatttatttttgtaaacccacttcggtatttatttttgtgtttttaaaaaaactattttatggtgatccattttggtatttttttttaaattacggTGATCactgtaatatatatatatttttaaaacacaaatataaatacCGAAATGAGTTAtttacttgaaatttttacggtgattcattttggtatttaattttttttttggattattgTGGTAAAAGAATTACATTTTACAAATGTTGAAGATATGTtaggtaataaaaaaaattgttattgggataataaataaatgagattGTTTTGAAGAAATATGtctaaaaatattagtaattcTTCAAATAACGTTGTTATTGATTTCTTTATATgtgtaaaaatattaataattcttcaaaaaaaatagcaaaactGTACAAAATTCACACTCTGCCATTTAGATCGTATTTTTGCACCAAAAAATATTAGTGCCGCCCATCTCTCCCTCCacccataaaaaaatattttttatactagTGCCACCCATCTCTCCTCCTCCacccttttttaaaaaacacaTCATTTTGTAATGATGTTTCAATTATTGTATCAGAAAAAACATGGGTGCCGCTCATTTCTCTCCCTCCACCCATTAAAACTATTTCAAACACCCCATTTTAGTAAATAATAGTATTGGCATACCAtttcattgtttaattttttaatttgtattataCAGGTAAAAAAGCCGACAATAATAACATATTAGGATTTTCTATGGTCCTTGAGGTACCacgaaataattaattttaaaaatatataaatttaatttggttttttttctaaggcacatattaattaattttcaaaacaatctacttttctttttaaaaagatttttcaCAAGTTGTTATAccttaaataattttcaaaaagtaggattgaattgatgataaatgtatagtaaaataaatttttaaaaaaagaatatataaaaaatgggaTACATAACACATTTATAACTCTATTTGTGAAGTTATAAAAGTGTATCAAATACTTATCCAAATTTTAAAGCTATTATAATTTTTGATTTCTATCGACACTtatttatcattaaaaataataattttcaagaataaaatgaattttttaaaagaaatttactTATTAGTTTCCAACAATTTTTGTTTAGAAACTAAAttcattttattgaaaaattacaataaaatgaaactaaatatgatttcattatttcaaaattaacgATAACACATTATTACTTAGTATATTTTAACTTTATGCATATGTAATCGTACATTGAAATTCGATTTTCGCTTAACAATccaaaaaaatttttttaaataaatttggatttaattttaaaattttatcaagggATATTTTTTTAGGTCACCTAAACAACTTTGAATTTTTCGAAATTCCACGGCCAAAATGC contains:
- the LOC107920982 gene encoding desmethyl-deoxy-podophyllotoxin synthase yields the protein MEDQFFSFPILFTFSIFLLMLVRLGKRLRSNKTLNLPPGPWKLPVIGSLHHLAAGPLPHQTLRDMAKRYGSLTYLQLGELPTIVVSCPQTAAEVMRTHDIIFASRPSLLTSTILTYNATDVAFAPYGDYWRQLRKICVLEMLSLKRVQSFTPIREEEVSKLVRAISSKAGSPINLSQMLYFLTFEIVLKTAFGGKCKERDEFTVLFRDVLRLGEGFNVADLFPSLKFFEYLTGLRPKLERLHQKLDKIFASVINEHKASKGVEGEADDLVDVLLNLQENGDLEFPLTTDNIKAVILDLFIAGSDTSFTTLEWAMSEMLKNPRVMKKAQAEVRQVFNRKGNVDSEGLHELEYLKLVISETLRLHPPLPLLLPRECSRGCKINGYDIPVKSRVIINAWAIARNTEYWSEAETFYPERFVNSPIDYKGANFELIPFGAGRRMCPGMLYGMANVELPLAHLLYHFNWKLAGGVKMEDLDMDEVFGAVVRRKNDLCLVPTPYSSPKS